One window from the genome of Corynebacterium sp. SCR221107 encodes:
- the trpC gene encoding indole-3-glycerol phosphate synthase TrpC, whose product MESIFDQIIEGVIEDVAAREARVSFKEIKARSRDCEPPRDALGALLGPGCGIIAEIKRAAPSGFIADISDPEELAREFEAGGAHLIACQTERRRFHGSLEDMARVRSAVSVPIMIRDFIVDPYQIHEARCYGADVIPLRVAALDQARLESLIDRVESLNMTALVEVRNVEEASRAIEAHARVVGVNARDFTTMTLNRKAFAEIAPGLPSETIRVALSGVRNAKELLSYAASGADAVVIGEELVRAASPRAFTRALVAAGQHPSCPSRG is encoded by the coding sequence ACCAGATCATCGAAGGCGTGATTGAAGACGTCGCTGCGAGGGAGGCTCGTGTCTCATTCAAAGAGATCAAGGCCCGATCCCGCGATTGCGAGCCACCCCGAGACGCCCTCGGCGCGCTGCTGGGACCCGGCTGCGGGATTATCGCAGAGATTAAGCGCGCGGCACCCTCGGGCTTTATCGCCGATATCTCCGATCCAGAGGAGCTGGCCCGCGAATTCGAGGCCGGTGGCGCCCATCTGATCGCCTGCCAGACCGAGAGGCGTCGATTCCACGGTTCCTTGGAAGACATGGCGCGGGTGCGCAGTGCGGTCAGCGTTCCGATCATGATCCGAGACTTCATCGTGGATCCGTATCAAATTCACGAGGCGCGCTGCTACGGTGCCGACGTGATCCCGCTGCGGGTGGCCGCGCTTGATCAGGCCCGCCTCGAGTCGCTGATCGACCGCGTGGAGTCGCTCAACATGACCGCCCTCGTCGAGGTGCGCAACGTGGAGGAGGCAAGCCGCGCCATCGAGGCCCATGCCCGGGTCGTCGGGGTCAACGCCCGCGACTTCACCACGATGACGCTCAATCGCAAGGCTTTTGCCGAAATTGCACCGGGCCTGCCGTCGGAGACGATCCGGGTAGCGCTTTCTGGTGTGCGCAATGCCAAGGAGCTGCTGTCGTATGCAGCAAGCGGTGCCGATGCCGTCGTGATCGGCGAGGAGCTGGTGCGCGCGGCCTCACCACGCGCTTTTACTCGTGCTCTCGTGGCCGCGGGGCAGCACCCTTCCTGCCCGTCCCGCGGCTAG
- the pyk gene encoding pyruvate kinase has protein sequence MERRTKIVCTLGPAVASEDAILRLVQDGMNVARLNMSHGEHADHKQNYEWVRKATDKTGKAVGILADLQGPKIRLGRFIDGATEWKNGEIVRITVDDVEGTHDRVSTTYKNLAKDAKPGDRLLVDDGKVALVCKEVDGNDVVCEVVEGGPVSNNKGVSLPGMDISVPALSEKDIRDLRFALNLGVDFIALSFVRSPQDVELVHAVMDEEGRRVPVIAKLEKPEAIDALESIVLAFDGIMVARGDLGVEVALEQVPLMQKRAIQIARENAKPVIVATQMLDSMIENSRPTRAEASDVANAVLDGADAVMLSGETSVGVDPHNVVRTMSRIVAFAETDGRIPELAHIPRTKRGVISYSARDIAERLNAKALVAFTSSGDTAKRVARLHSPLPLLVFTPSQAVRSQLALTWGAETFLTPEVKDTDDMLAQIDKQLLAMENYSRDDMMVVVAGTPPGVAGNTNMIHVHLLGEDTHV, from the coding sequence ATGGAACGTCGCACAAAGATTGTTTGTACTCTTGGTCCCGCTGTCGCCAGTGAGGACGCCATCCTGCGCCTGGTGCAGGACGGCATGAACGTCGCTCGTTTGAACATGTCCCACGGCGAGCACGCCGATCACAAGCAGAACTATGAATGGGTTCGTAAGGCCACCGATAAGACCGGCAAGGCCGTCGGTATCTTGGCAGACCTCCAGGGCCCGAAGATCCGCCTGGGTCGCTTCATCGACGGCGCCACCGAGTGGAAGAACGGCGAGATCGTGCGCATCACCGTCGACGATGTCGAGGGTACACACGACCGCGTGTCTACCACCTACAAGAACCTGGCCAAGGACGCCAAGCCTGGCGATCGCTTGTTGGTCGATGACGGCAAGGTTGCCTTGGTGTGCAAGGAAGTCGACGGCAACGACGTCGTCTGTGAGGTCGTCGAAGGCGGCCCAGTCTCCAACAACAAGGGGGTTTCGTTGCCGGGCATGGACATCTCCGTGCCGGCGCTGTCTGAAAAAGACATCCGCGACCTGCGCTTTGCCCTCAATCTGGGCGTTGACTTCATCGCCTTGTCCTTCGTTCGCTCTCCGCAGGACGTCGAGCTTGTCCACGCAGTCATGGATGAGGAAGGCCGCCGCGTTCCCGTTATTGCAAAGCTGGAGAAGCCAGAGGCCATCGACGCGCTCGAGTCCATCGTCCTCGCCTTCGACGGCATCATGGTTGCCCGCGGTGACCTCGGTGTTGAGGTCGCACTGGAGCAGGTTCCGCTCATGCAAAAGCGTGCCATCCAGATCGCTCGCGAGAACGCCAAGCCGGTCATTGTCGCAACCCAGATGCTCGACTCCATGATCGAGAACTCGCGCCCGACTCGTGCTGAGGCTTCCGACGTGGCCAACGCCGTCCTCGATGGCGCCGATGCAGTCATGCTTTCGGGTGAGACCTCCGTCGGCGTTGACCCGCACAACGTTGTTCGCACTATGTCCCGCATCGTTGCTTTCGCAGAGACCGACGGTCGCATTCCGGAGCTTGCTCACATCCCGCGCACCAAGCGAGGCGTTATCTCCTACTCCGCTCGCGACATCGCTGAGCGCCTCAATGCAAAGGCATTGGTTGCCTTTACATCCTCTGGTGATACCGCCAAGCGCGTTGCTCGCTTGCACTCGCCGCTGCCGTTGCTGGTGTTTACCCCTTCCCAGGCCGTCCGCAGCCAGCTGGCACTGACCTGGGGTGCAGAGACCTTCCTTACCCCTGAGGTCAAGGACACCGACGACATGCTCGCTCAAATCGACAAGCAGTTGCTCGCGATGGAGAACTACTCCCGTGATGACATGATGGTCGTCGTTGCCGGTACCCCTCCGGGAGTCGCAGGCAACACCAACATGATCCACGTCCACCTGCTGGGTGAGGATACTCACGTCTAA
- a CDS encoding DCC1-like thiol-disulfide oxidoreductase family protein yields the protein MPLTPSLAPVEFFYDRDCGLCQASAQILEKITRARTIAAGPDDDTVPTIVRHTIDHAAIAHSGLQSYVGHRAIGAALRDGGKHSVIRLAGNILLARALEPLWAKTYEYVATHRHTIGAALGLTSCRIAA from the coding sequence GTGCCTTTGACACCTTCATTAGCCCCGGTGGAGTTTTTCTATGATCGCGACTGCGGTCTGTGCCAAGCCAGCGCCCAGATCCTAGAAAAGATCACACGGGCGCGCACCATTGCCGCAGGTCCTGACGACGACACCGTGCCTACTATTGTGCGCCACACCATCGACCATGCGGCTATTGCACACAGCGGTTTGCAGTCGTACGTCGGGCACCGGGCGATCGGCGCAGCCCTGCGCGACGGAGGCAAGCACTCGGTGATCAGGCTCGCCGGAAACATCCTTCTCGCGCGGGCATTGGAACCGCTGTGGGCGAAGACGTATGAGTACGTGGCAACGCACCGACATACAATCGGGGCCGCCCTAGGGCTTACTTCGTGCCGGATTGCTGCCTAG
- a CDS encoding DUF4921 family protein, producing the protein MSSPIFTRPTPILTMADGTVKQVNPFSGTQVWTVPGRGNRPLSKPAVNVVKLNDADHAAACAFCSDRNLETPPEKARVIARSVAEAAGIEADSLTDDYVLARRQTIEQQVTGYEFRRVSNLFEIVTFEYWEANYGYQPDAITSEWMDAYLASPQGRAHVINTVRTKRTAAGLDPNGAEEVLLAGATAFFAGGHDLIIGARHYTPGATTSDQLASSGTLSVAEHEALMAFTIDSMHDLYQRNRYAPYVAVFQNWLKPAGASFDHLHKQLVAIDERGVQAEMEIARLRSNPNMYNEWAVDYAASHNLIIAENDHAVLFAGFGHRYPTLEIFSKSPTAEPWKQTPEEIRGMSDLVHAAHAATGPDVPCNEEWHHKPADLDMPMPWRIMLKWRVSNLAGFEGGTKIYLNTLSPWNIRDRIVSTMYKLRDAGLIADTLRIATECEVKRNSLKYNPFL; encoded by the coding sequence ATGAGCTCCCCTATCTTCACGCGCCCCACCCCGATCCTGACGATGGCCGACGGCACTGTCAAGCAGGTCAATCCCTTTTCCGGCACCCAAGTCTGGACAGTGCCCGGGCGCGGAAATAGGCCTTTGTCCAAGCCTGCGGTTAACGTCGTCAAGCTCAATGACGCTGACCACGCGGCAGCCTGTGCTTTTTGCAGCGACCGCAACCTAGAAACGCCGCCGGAAAAGGCGCGGGTGATCGCACGCAGCGTGGCCGAGGCCGCAGGCATCGAGGCCGATTCGCTTACCGACGACTACGTGCTCGCCCGCAGGCAAACCATCGAGCAGCAGGTCACCGGCTATGAATTCCGGCGGGTATCCAACCTGTTCGAGATCGTCACTTTTGAGTACTGGGAGGCCAACTACGGCTATCAGCCCGACGCGATCACCAGCGAGTGGATGGACGCCTACCTGGCAAGTCCGCAGGGACGCGCGCACGTCATCAACACCGTACGTACCAAGCGCACGGCCGCCGGCCTAGACCCGAACGGGGCCGAGGAGGTGCTGCTGGCGGGTGCGACCGCATTTTTCGCCGGCGGCCACGACCTCATCATCGGTGCACGCCACTACACCCCGGGCGCTACGACTTCGGACCAGTTAGCAAGCTCCGGCACCCTCAGCGTCGCCGAACACGAGGCACTCATGGCCTTTACCATCGACTCGATGCACGACCTCTACCAGCGCAACCGCTACGCCCCCTACGTGGCGGTGTTTCAGAATTGGCTCAAACCAGCAGGCGCCAGCTTCGACCATCTGCACAAGCAGCTCGTGGCCATCGACGAGCGCGGGGTGCAGGCCGAAATGGAAATTGCGCGGCTGCGCAGCAACCCGAACATGTACAACGAATGGGCGGTAGACTACGCCGCCTCGCACAACCTCATCATCGCCGAAAACGACCACGCGGTGCTGTTTGCAGGATTCGGTCACCGCTACCCCACCTTGGAAATCTTCTCCAAGTCGCCGACCGCCGAGCCGTGGAAGCAGACGCCTGAGGAGATTCGCGGCATGAGCGATCTGGTTCACGCCGCCCACGCCGCCACCGGCCCGGACGTGCCATGCAACGAAGAGTGGCACCACAAGCCAGCCGACTTGGACATGCCCATGCCGTGGCGCATCATGCTCAAGTGGCGCGTGTCCAACCTCGCAGGATTCGAGGGTGGCACCAAGATCTACCTGAACACACTGTCACCATGGAATATCCGCGACCGCATCGTGAGCACAATGTACAAGCTCCGCGACGCGGGGCTTATCGCCGATACCCTGCGCATCGCCACCGAGTGCGAGGTCAAGCGCAATTCCCTTAAGTACAATCCGTTCCTCTAA
- the lgt gene encoding prolipoprotein diacylglyceryl transferase, translating into MTESLLAAFPSPPQGVWHLGPIPIRAYALCIIAGIFAALWLGRKRYVDRGGNGDVVLDAAIVAVPTGIIGGRLYHVITDHQQYFCSDCNPMDVFAITNGGLGIWGAVALGTLSVWGYLRYKGIPFAPFADALAPGVILAQGIGRLGNYFNQELYGAETTVPWALKIFYRVTADGTYSPLNGRSTGEVIATVHPTFLYELVWNVAVCVFLLWADKRWNLGHGRVFALYVACYTFGRFFVETMRTDPATMVFGMRINELVSIVVCAVAVAVFFLLKKGREAPQEVAGSAAVGDKNERPASS; encoded by the coding sequence ATGACCGAAAGTTTGTTGGCCGCATTTCCCTCGCCACCGCAAGGCGTCTGGCACCTGGGGCCGATCCCGATCCGCGCCTACGCGCTGTGCATCATAGCTGGCATTTTCGCAGCCCTGTGGCTCGGTCGGAAGCGTTACGTGGACCGCGGTGGCAACGGCGATGTGGTGCTAGATGCGGCCATCGTGGCCGTTCCCACCGGCATTATTGGTGGCCGACTCTATCATGTCATCACCGATCACCAGCAGTATTTCTGCAGCGACTGCAATCCGATGGATGTGTTCGCCATCACCAACGGTGGGCTGGGTATCTGGGGTGCGGTTGCCCTAGGCACCTTGAGCGTGTGGGGATATCTGCGTTATAAGGGAATTCCTTTTGCCCCCTTCGCCGATGCCTTGGCTCCCGGGGTCATCCTTGCCCAAGGTATTGGGCGGCTGGGAAATTACTTCAATCAGGAGCTCTACGGCGCGGAGACGACGGTGCCCTGGGCCTTGAAGATCTTCTACCGGGTGACCGCCGATGGCACCTATTCGCCACTGAACGGGCGATCCACCGGCGAGGTGATTGCCACCGTGCATCCGACGTTCTTGTATGAACTCGTATGGAATGTGGCCGTCTGCGTCTTCTTGCTGTGGGCCGACAAACGATGGAACCTCGGCCACGGGCGAGTATTTGCCCTGTATGTTGCCTGTTACACCTTCGGGCGTTTCTTCGTTGAGACGATGCGCACCGATCCAGCCACGATGGTTTTCGGTATGCGCATCAATGAACTCGTTTCCATCGTCGTATGTGCGGTAGCGGTTGCGGTCTTTTTCCTTCTTAAAAAGGGGCGCGAGGCGCCGCAGGAGGTGGCTGGCAGCGCTGCGGTTGGTGACAAGAACGAACGGCCAGCGTCATCGTGA
- a CDS encoding glycogen/starch/alpha-glucan phosphorylase: MSDTAQSTSLRETVGGHVRAVSGTSPETATDRKFWFGLSHNVMERLAENWEKTTNAYAATRQQHYFSAEFLMGRALLNNLTNLGLVEEAEEAVRANGHELSDILEAENDAALGNGGLGRLAACFLDSAVTHDYPVTGYGLLYRYGLFRQEFKDGFQHESPDAWKEDGYPFTVRRETQQRIVRFDDMVVRAVPYDMPISGYGTDNVGTLRLWKAEPLEEFDYDAFNSQRFTDAIVERERVMDLCRVLYPNDTTYAGKVLRVRQQYFFVSASLQAMIDNYIAHHGEDLSDFATYNSIQLNDTHPVLAIPELMRLLLDEHGMTWEAAWEIVSHTFAYTNHTVLAEALEQWNCSIFQQLFGRVFEITVEIDRRFREEMRAKGLDEGTINYMSPVHDGNVHMAWIACYAGYSINGVAALHTEIIKADTLKQWHDIWPEKFNNKTNGVTPRRWLKMCNPRLADLLTKLSESDAWVTDLDELKRLREFANDDEVMQALLDIKQANKEDFTAWILARQGVEVDPNSIFDVQIKRLHEYKRQLMNALYILDLYFRIKEQGLSDVPPRTFIFGAKAAPGYVRAKAIIKLINAIADLINNDPEVSKTLHVVFVENYNVSPAEHIIPAADVSEQISTAGKEASGTSNMKFMMNGALTLGTLDGANVEILDSVGEDNAYIFGAKNEELPELRAHYNPQHAYETVPGLNRVLDALVDGTLSDNNTGMFHDLRSSLLDGGGWETPDVYYVLGDFADYRATRDRMAADYYADRLAWARMCWVNICESGRFSSDRTIGDYAREVWKLEPTPIS, translated from the coding sequence ATGAGTGATACCGCGCAGTCGACATCGCTTCGCGAGACCGTTGGAGGCCACGTCCGCGCAGTCTCCGGCACCTCCCCTGAAACCGCCACAGACCGCAAATTCTGGTTCGGCCTTTCCCACAACGTCATGGAAAGGCTTGCGGAAAACTGGGAGAAGACGACCAACGCGTACGCCGCCACCCGCCAGCAGCACTATTTCTCTGCGGAGTTCCTCATGGGACGCGCGCTGCTGAACAACCTCACCAACCTGGGACTCGTCGAGGAGGCAGAGGAGGCCGTCCGCGCCAATGGGCATGAGCTCTCGGACATTCTTGAGGCCGAAAACGATGCCGCGCTCGGCAACGGAGGCTTGGGACGCCTGGCAGCATGCTTCCTCGATTCCGCAGTGACCCATGACTACCCGGTCACCGGCTACGGACTGCTCTACCGCTACGGCCTGTTCCGCCAGGAGTTCAAAGATGGCTTCCAGCATGAGTCCCCGGACGCATGGAAGGAGGACGGCTACCCGTTTACCGTGCGGCGTGAGACCCAGCAGCGCATCGTCCGCTTCGACGACATGGTCGTGCGCGCCGTGCCCTATGACATGCCGATCTCTGGCTACGGCACCGACAACGTGGGCACCCTGCGTCTCTGGAAAGCCGAGCCGCTGGAGGAGTTCGACTACGACGCCTTCAACTCTCAGCGTTTCACCGACGCCATCGTCGAGCGCGAGCGGGTCATGGACCTGTGCCGCGTGCTCTACCCGAACGACACCACCTACGCCGGCAAGGTGCTGCGCGTGCGCCAGCAGTACTTCTTCGTCTCCGCCTCTCTGCAGGCGATGATCGACAACTACATCGCACACCACGGCGAGGACTTGAGCGACTTCGCCACCTACAACTCCATCCAGCTCAACGACACCCACCCGGTGCTGGCCATCCCCGAGCTCATGCGTTTGCTGCTCGACGAGCACGGCATGACCTGGGAGGCCGCCTGGGAGATCGTCTCGCACACCTTCGCCTACACCAACCACACCGTGTTGGCCGAGGCTCTTGAACAGTGGAATTGCTCCATCTTCCAGCAGCTGTTCGGCCGCGTCTTCGAGATCACCGTCGAGATCGACCGCCGTTTCCGGGAGGAAATGCGCGCCAAGGGCCTCGACGAGGGCACGATCAACTATATGTCCCCGGTGCACGACGGCAACGTCCACATGGCCTGGATCGCCTGCTACGCCGGCTACTCCATCAACGGCGTGGCCGCCCTGCACACCGAGATCATCAAAGCCGATACTCTCAAGCAGTGGCATGACATCTGGCCGGAGAAGTTCAACAACAAGACCAACGGTGTCACCCCGCGCCGCTGGCTGAAGATGTGCAACCCGCGCCTGGCCGATCTGTTGACCAAGCTTTCGGAGTCCGATGCGTGGGTCACCGACCTCGACGAGCTCAAGAGGCTGCGCGAGTTCGCCAACGACGACGAGGTCATGCAGGCGCTGCTCGACATCAAGCAGGCCAACAAGGAGGACTTCACCGCCTGGATCCTTGCCCGCCAGGGCGTCGAGGTGGATCCGAACTCCATCTTCGACGTTCAGATCAAGCGCCTGCACGAATACAAGCGCCAGCTGATGAACGCCCTCTACATCCTGGACCTCTACTTCCGCATCAAGGAGCAGGGGCTTTCCGACGTACCGCCACGCACCTTCATCTTCGGTGCCAAGGCCGCCCCAGGTTATGTGCGCGCGAAGGCGATCATCAAGCTCATCAACGCCATCGCCGACCTCATCAACAACGACCCGGAGGTCTCCAAGACCCTGCACGTGGTTTTCGTGGAAAACTACAACGTCTCCCCGGCCGAGCACATCATCCCGGCCGCCGATGTCTCCGAGCAGATCTCCACCGCCGGCAAGGAGGCCTCGGGCACCTCCAACATGAAGTTCATGATGAACGGTGCCCTCACCCTAGGCACCCTCGACGGCGCCAACGTGGAGATCCTCGACTCGGTTGGCGAGGACAACGCCTACATCTTCGGTGCCAAGAATGAAGAGCTGCCGGAGCTGCGCGCCCACTACAATCCACAGCATGCGTATGAGACCGTGCCCGGCCTCAACCGTGTGCTCGATGCCCTGGTCGATGGCACCCTCTCGGACAATAACACCGGCATGTTCCACGACCTGCGCTCCTCGCTGCTCGACGGCGGCGGTTGGGAGACCCCGGACGTCTACTACGTGCTCGGCGATTTCGCCGACTACCGCGCCACCCGCGACCGCATGGCCGCCGACTACTACGCCGACCGACTGGCCTGGGCACGGATGTGCTGGGTCAACATCTGCGAGTCGGGCCGATTCTCCTCCGACCGCACCATCGGCGATTACGCCCGTGAGGTCTGGAAGCTGGAGCCGACCCCCATTTCCTAA
- a CDS encoding amidohydrolase, which translates to MPASSTIADLLANLTPETCDLSWQREVYVHMHRNPELSGREENTAAFIASQLDRFDCEVTTGIGGYGIVAVFRNGDGPVALMRADFDGLPVLEATGVEFASDKKVLVDEVPTPVMHACGHDMHTTGLLGACQILDTHRDAWRGTFIALFQPSEENGGGALAMVSDGLTSLIPQPDVCFGQHIIAGPAGTVMSMPGAAMATCDSIDIRLTGRSAHGSMPHNSIDPTLTAAMIVVRLQAIVGREIAPDDFAVVSVGTLQAGHSNNTIPGEGRIVLNCRTYSLKTRDKLYAAIERVVHAECAASGMQVTPEISYFAHGPLTANDPHVFTRVREQFDAVFGADSTTAKPWTASEDFPNLPEAFGAPYLFWTVGATPRAMWDKAVAADNVEATIPVNHMGTFLPDFEPTVAACTKAAATAVLTYLGSAGDRDSSN; encoded by the coding sequence ATGCCTGCCTCATCGACCATCGCCGACCTCCTTGCCAACCTGACCCCTGAAACCTGTGACCTTTCTTGGCAGCGCGAGGTGTATGTCCACATGCACCGCAACCCCGAACTTTCGGGACGGGAGGAAAACACTGCTGCCTTCATCGCCTCACAGTTGGACCGCTTCGACTGCGAGGTCACCACGGGTATCGGGGGATACGGCATCGTCGCGGTCTTTCGCAATGGCGACGGTCCGGTTGCCCTCATGCGCGCCGACTTCGATGGGCTGCCGGTCCTAGAAGCCACCGGCGTCGAATTTGCATCCGATAAGAAGGTACTGGTCGACGAGGTTCCTACCCCCGTCATGCACGCCTGCGGCCATGACATGCACACCACAGGATTGCTGGGGGCCTGCCAGATCCTCGATACCCACCGTGATGCCTGGCGCGGGACGTTTATCGCCTTATTCCAGCCCAGTGAGGAAAACGGAGGTGGTGCGCTCGCGATGGTCAGCGACGGGCTGACATCGTTGATTCCACAGCCGGACGTGTGCTTTGGACAACACATCATCGCAGGGCCGGCGGGCACCGTGATGTCGATGCCGGGAGCTGCCATGGCGACCTGCGATTCGATTGACATTCGTCTCACCGGCCGCTCGGCGCATGGCTCCATGCCACACAACTCCATCGACCCGACCCTGACGGCGGCGATGATCGTCGTGCGACTGCAGGCCATCGTCGGCCGCGAGATTGCCCCCGATGATTTCGCGGTGGTGTCCGTGGGCACCCTCCAAGCCGGACACTCCAACAACACGATTCCCGGCGAGGGTCGCATCGTGCTCAACTGTCGCACCTATAGTCTGAAGACGCGCGACAAACTCTATGCCGCCATCGAGCGGGTGGTCCATGCCGAATGCGCGGCAAGTGGCATGCAGGTCACCCCCGAGATCTCCTATTTCGCCCACGGCCCGTTGACCGCGAACGACCCCCACGTCTTCACCCGCGTGCGCGAGCAATTCGACGCCGTCTTCGGTGCCGATTCCACCACCGCGAAGCCATGGACGGCCTCCGAGGATTTCCCCAATCTACCCGAGGCCTTCGGCGCGCCCTATTTATTCTGGACCGTGGGAGCTACCCCTCGAGCCATGTGGGACAAGGCGGTTGCAGCAGACAACGTCGAGGCCACCATTCCGGTCAACCACATGGGCACGTTCCTGCCAGATTTCGAGCCCACCGTCGCCGCCTGTACAAAGGCAGCTGCCACCGCCGTCCTGACCTATTTGGGAAGCGCGGGAGATAGAGATAGCTCCAACTAG